A part of Armatimonadota bacterium genomic DNA contains:
- a CDS encoding DUF1963 domain-containing protein — MLEMGIFSLIRNVLSREPETPIEQVRLENQSIISQIEALAVQAIAGLSVNYNTNSFTGGSPKMPSTMQWPTNTVGDLDFIAQLDLGDLPSLNPNYGLPKSGVLYFFVDYENCFAEAGPVGSNICRVLYAEDGNNSCSLRMKPSKNKFNFPKSNLGFKKVTSYPSSSSRLLESSEIPREVKVRWTDLFPVGLENAVQVMGYAEQLQTEDMERDVEAAHSGIKIYDQNRQMTAEATSLRSRREDWIMLAQFEGLDEVGCTWGDCGAAYFWIRKEDLQNLDFSNVWMVTEYL, encoded by the coding sequence ATGTTGGAAATGGGGATTTTCAGCTTAATTCGAAACGTATTGTCGAGGGAACCAGAGACACCTATTGAACAGGTGCGCTTGGAGAATCAATCAATCATCTCACAGATTGAGGCTTTAGCGGTACAAGCAATCGCCGGACTTTCGGTTAATTACAATACAAATAGCTTTACAGGTGGCTCGCCGAAAATGCCGTCGACGATGCAATGGCCAACTAACACGGTTGGTGACCTGGACTTCATTGCCCAACTTGACCTGGGCGATTTACCGTCACTGAACCCGAATTACGGTCTGCCCAAATCCGGGGTCCTTTACTTCTTTGTCGACTACGAGAATTGCTTTGCTGAGGCTGGTCCGGTTGGTTCCAATATTTGCCGAGTGTTGTACGCGGAAGACGGCAATAATTCTTGCTCTCTCAGGATGAAGCCGTCAAAGAACAAATTCAACTTTCCTAAGTCAAATCTAGGCTTTAAGAAAGTTACCAGCTACCCTTCGTCAAGCAGCCGATTACTTGAATCGAGCGAAATACCTCGGGAGGTCAAGGTGCGATGGACTGACTTGTTCCCTGTAGGTTTGGAGAACGCAGTGCAAGTCATGGGGTACGCAGAGCAACTCCAGACCGAGGATATGGAACGGGACGTTGAAGCAGCCCATTCTGGCATCAAGATATATGATCAAAACAGACAGATGACGGCTGAGGCCACCTCACTAAGGTCGCGACGTGAAGATTGGATCATGTTGGCCCAATTCGAAGGTCTCGACGAAGTCGGCTGTACCTGGGGCGATTGCGGGGCAGCGTATTTTTGGATTCGCAAAGAAGACCTTCAAAACCTCGACTTCTCCAATGTCTGGATGGTCACCGAGTATCTTTAG
- a CDS encoding DNA polymerase, producing MVDKNLPIRKLPLRSLYFDLNSYFASVEQQLDPKLRGKPVAVVPTMADTTMVIAASYEAKKFGIKCGTMVGDAIKKCPDIILMQGNHPAYVAYHEKVKEAVETVLPIDKVCSIDEMRFCLLATEGEPEIARQLALQMKKVLAEQVGECITASVGVAPNHYLAKLATDMQKPDGMVILQHFDLPHRLFDLKLTDFCGINYRTKIRLNAAGIFSGKDLVLASEQELKRAFGGVVGERFYRRLRGERTNDDFQVDKSLSHSHVLAPEYRTDQGCRDVLLRLLHKASARLRANGLWATHMSIYVKGMVRSWHSITSLAPTQDSVTMTNYVLDMWEERNFERPLQVGVVFTGLLKPEQVTPSLFDPTVERSAFNSAVDSVNQRFGKHKVILAGLDKAKDTADEKIAFQKVSLFQEGKGDNVFPDLWPDTFRGGAAFSG from the coding sequence ATGGTAGACAAGAATCTACCAATACGAAAACTCCCCTTGCGGTCGCTCTATTTCGACCTCAACAGCTATTTCGCGTCGGTCGAACAGCAACTCGACCCCAAGCTGAGGGGCAAGCCGGTCGCCGTCGTGCCAACCATGGCGGATACGACGATGGTCATCGCCGCCTCCTACGAGGCCAAGAAGTTCGGCATCAAGTGCGGCACGATGGTTGGCGACGCCATCAAGAAATGCCCGGACATCATCCTCATGCAGGGCAACCATCCCGCCTACGTCGCCTACCACGAGAAGGTGAAGGAGGCGGTCGAGACCGTCCTGCCCATCGATAAAGTCTGCAGTATCGACGAGATGCGCTTTTGCCTGCTGGCGACCGAAGGCGAGCCTGAAATCGCCCGCCAACTGGCTTTGCAGATGAAGAAGGTGCTGGCCGAGCAGGTCGGCGAGTGCATCACCGCGTCGGTGGGCGTCGCGCCGAACCACTATCTGGCCAAGCTCGCCACCGACATGCAGAAGCCGGACGGCATGGTGATCCTCCAGCACTTCGACCTTCCCCATCGCCTGTTCGACCTTAAGCTCACCGACTTCTGCGGCATCAACTACCGCACCAAGATTCGCCTGAACGCGGCGGGAATCTTCAGCGGGAAAGACCTAGTGCTCGCCTCCGAGCAGGAGTTGAAGCGCGCCTTCGGCGGCGTGGTTGGCGAGAGATTCTATCGCCGATTGCGAGGCGAGCGCACCAACGACGACTTCCAGGTCGACAAATCGCTCAGCCATTCGCATGTCCTCGCACCAGAATATCGAACCGACCAGGGTTGTCGAGACGTCCTTCTTCGCCTCCTCCACAAAGCCTCGGCCCGCCTGCGCGCCAACGGCCTGTGGGCGACCCATATGTCGATCTATGTGAAGGGCATGGTCCGCTCGTGGCACTCCATCACCTCGCTTGCCCCCACCCAGGATAGTGTCACGATGACCAACTACGTGCTGGACATGTGGGAGGAGCGAAACTTCGAGCGCCCCCTGCAGGTCGGCGTCGTCTTCACCGGCCTCCTGAAGCCGGAGCAGGTTACGCCCAGCCTCTTCGACCCGACCGTCGAGCGGTCGGCGTTCAACTCGGCGGTGGACAGCGTCAACCAGCGATTCGGCAAGCATAAGGTGATCTTGGCCGGATTGGACAAGGCGAAGGACACGGCCGACGAGAAGATCGCCTTCCAAAAGGTCTCGCTGTTTCAGGAGGGCAAAGGCGACAACGTCTTCCCCGACCTTTGGCCGGATACGTTTCGCGGCGGCGCGGCGTTTAGCG
- a CDS encoding glycoside hydrolase yields the protein MRFAPLALVLFAGLCSAQSIPKDRYDCLQWRNIGPFRGGRTVGIDCVVSQPNIWYIGVNNGGVWKSTDFGHTWISVFDDQPTGSVGCLGIAQSNPNVVYVGSGEGLHRPDLSVGDGVYRTDDGGKTWQNMGLRDGQQISGISVDPTNPGRVFVAVMGHPYGPNPVRGVYLTTDYGKHWTQSLYVDENTGAAAVAIDPTDPQVVYADLWASREGPWENGGWQGNTSGLFKSIDGGVHWRKLGGGLPDEKDGVGRIGFSVCKADPQRLYATVDAPKVGGIYRSEDGGETWVHTNSEPRIWGRGSDFAEVRVDPMNPDVVYAANTSTYRSTDKGVTFTCIKGSPGGDDYHTIWIHPTNPNIIGLASDQGATISVNYGETWSSWYNQPTAQFYHVSTDNRFPYWVYGGQQESGSAAVASRGRNGSITFRDWHAVGAEEYAYVAPDPLNPDIVYGSKGSKFIQSTGRVESVRPTFKDLRYIRTMPMLFSQADPHMLFLASNKLLLTTSGGKDWSIISPDLSREAWDVPAPFAAVSDEGKTMKRRGVIYAVGPSPKDKKIVWCGTDDGLVWLTRDLGKNWENVTPPQLTSWSKVAQIDAGHFDKGTAYVAVNRLRCDDQAPYVYVTHDYGKNWGLSVNGLGTAPVNAVREDPVKKGLLYAATETQVWFSADDGANWNSLRTNMPATSIRDLVVKDDDLVVGTHGRGFWIMDSVNLLRHLDDVLAPPSRSFLVEWNLNTDTPLPPEEPAGQNPPDGVAIDYYLDSNAHQVKLEFLNKKGEVQRTFSSDDVLKPVDPKAITVQEQWARDPQPLVATSGSHRFVWDLRKKGEDTRLRMAAIWHSTPLTRGAFVEPGMYTVRLTVDGQVYEKLLDVRPDPDGKSQLPRRIGDDDGEP from the coding sequence ATGCGATTTGCCCCGCTCGCGCTTGTCCTGTTTGCCGGCCTTTGCTCGGCCCAGTCAATCCCCAAAGATCGCTACGACTGCCTCCAGTGGCGGAACATTGGTCCCTTTCGCGGCGGGCGGACGGTGGGCATCGACTGCGTGGTCAGCCAGCCGAACATTTGGTACATCGGTGTCAACAATGGCGGGGTGTGGAAATCGACCGACTTCGGTCACACGTGGATCTCCGTGTTCGACGATCAGCCGACCGGCTCGGTCGGGTGCCTGGGCATCGCCCAATCGAACCCAAACGTGGTGTATGTGGGGAGCGGCGAGGGTCTGCATCGGCCCGACTTGAGCGTGGGCGACGGCGTGTACCGAACCGACGACGGCGGCAAGACATGGCAGAACATGGGACTTCGCGATGGCCAACAGATCAGCGGCATCTCGGTTGACCCGACGAACCCAGGGCGGGTCTTTGTGGCGGTGATGGGACATCCCTATGGCCCCAACCCAGTGCGAGGCGTGTACCTAACGACCGACTACGGCAAGCACTGGACCCAATCGCTTTATGTCGATGAGAATACCGGGGCGGCGGCCGTGGCGATCGACCCGACAGACCCACAGGTGGTCTACGCCGATCTTTGGGCCTCGCGCGAGGGGCCGTGGGAGAACGGCGGATGGCAGGGCAACACCAGTGGTTTGTTCAAGTCGATCGACGGCGGCGTGCACTGGCGAAAGCTGGGCGGCGGTCTGCCGGACGAGAAGGATGGCGTGGGACGAATTGGCTTCTCGGTGTGCAAAGCTGACCCTCAGCGCTTGTACGCGACGGTCGATGCGCCGAAGGTAGGCGGCATCTACCGAAGTGAGGACGGCGGCGAAACGTGGGTCCACACCAACAGCGAACCGAGGATTTGGGGGCGGGGAAGCGACTTTGCCGAGGTCCGCGTCGATCCGATGAACCCGGACGTGGTGTACGCGGCGAACACATCGACGTACCGCTCGACGGATAAGGGCGTGACGTTCACGTGCATCAAGGGCTCGCCGGGGGGCGACGACTATCACACGATTTGGATTCACCCGACCAACCCGAACATCATTGGCCTCGCCAGCGATCAGGGCGCGACGATCAGCGTGAACTACGGCGAGACGTGGAGCAGTTGGTACAACCAGCCGACGGCGCAGTTCTATCACGTTTCGACCGACAACCGGTTCCCCTACTGGGTGTACGGTGGCCAGCAGGAAAGCGGCTCGGCGGCGGTGGCCAGCCGGGGCCGAAACGGATCGATCACCTTTCGCGATTGGCACGCGGTGGGGGCGGAGGAGTACGCGTATGTGGCTCCCGACCCCCTGAACCCGGACATCGTGTACGGAAGCAAGGGCTCGAAGTTCATCCAGTCGACTGGGCGAGTCGAGAGCGTGCGTCCGACATTCAAGGATTTGCGCTACATCCGCACCATGCCGATGCTGTTCTCGCAAGCCGACCCGCACATGTTGTTTTTGGCGTCGAACAAGCTGCTGCTGACCACGAGTGGAGGTAAGGATTGGTCGATCATCAGTCCAGATTTGTCGCGCGAGGCGTGGGACGTTCCGGCTCCGTTTGCCGCCGTCTCGGACGAAGGGAAGACGATGAAGCGGCGCGGCGTGATCTATGCGGTCGGTCCGTCGCCAAAGGACAAGAAGATCGTTTGGTGCGGAACGGACGATGGTCTGGTGTGGCTGACCCGCGATCTTGGTAAGAATTGGGAGAATGTCACGCCGCCGCAACTGACCTCGTGGAGCAAGGTCGCACAGATCGACGCCGGGCATTTCGATAAGGGGACGGCGTACGTGGCGGTGAACCGCCTGCGATGCGACGATCAAGCCCCGTACGTGTACGTAACCCACGACTATGGCAAGAATTGGGGGCTTTCCGTGAACGGTTTGGGAACCGCGCCGGTGAACGCGGTGCGCGAAGATCCGGTCAAGAAGGGCCTTCTTTACGCGGCGACGGAGACGCAGGTTTGGTTCTCGGCCGACGACGGCGCGAACTGGAATTCACTCCGCACCAACATGCCGGCGACGTCGATTCGCGACTTGGTGGTGAAGGACGACGATCTGGTTGTCGGCACTCACGGCCGCGGCTTTTGGATCATGGATTCCGTGAACTTGCTTCGGCACCTGGACGACGTGTTGGCGCCACCGTCGCGGTCGTTCTTGGTGGAGTGGAACTTGAACACGGATACTCCGCTTCCGCCAGAGGAGCCCGCCGGGCAGAACCCGCCGGACGGTGTGGCGATCGACTACTATCTGGATTCGAATGCGCACCAGGTCAAGCTTGAGTTTCTGAATAAGAAGGGCGAGGTTCAGCGAACGTTTTCCAGCGACGATGTGCTGAAGCCGGTCGATCCGAAGGCGATCACGGTTCAGGAACAATGGGCGCGCGACCCTCAGCCGCTAGTGGCCACGTCGGGAAGCCACCGATTTGTGTGGGACTTGCGCAAGAAGGGTGAGGACACGCGATTGCGCATGGCCGCGATCTGGCACAGCACGCCGCTCACGCGCGGGGCGTTTGTGGAACCGGGCATGTATACGGTGCGGCTGACGGTGGACGGACAGGTGTACGAGAAGCTGCTGGACGTCCGCCCCGACCCGGATGGGAAGTCTCAATTGCCGAGGCGGATCGGGGACGACGACGGGGAGCCGTAG
- a CDS encoding gfo/Idh/MocA family oxidoreductase codes for MSSPVNLAWVGVAHIHTPGFSNEVLKRGHKCAGVYDHDAAKAAKNAETLGGKVRTIAEMAADSSVDAFIVTSETCYHLDLVKQIADAGKPIFVEKPLGISTEFSTSILEILEDKKITFQTGYFQRGGAAIQTLKKNIDGGHFGTITRVRASICHSGALGGWFDTDWRWMADRKLAGVGAYGDLGTHGLDLLMWLFGGVKAATGALSMGTARYEGCDELGEGLLKFTNGIIGTLTASWDDVANPIRMQVTGTQGHALLNGELKLAGPDGKLEVVTALEPGVSAGFPGFLDFLEGKKVDLVKPREAVARDIVMDAIYKGAETQSWIDICSDWH; via the coding sequence ATGAGTTCTCCCGTCAATCTCGCATGGGTCGGCGTCGCCCACATCCACACTCCCGGCTTTTCCAACGAAGTCCTCAAGCGGGGCCACAAGTGCGCCGGAGTCTATGACCACGATGCGGCCAAAGCGGCCAAGAACGCCGAAACCCTGGGCGGCAAGGTCCGCACCATCGCCGAGATGGCGGCCGACTCGTCCGTCGATGCCTTCATCGTGACCAGCGAAACGTGCTACCACCTCGACCTGGTCAAGCAAATCGCCGACGCAGGCAAACCGATCTTTGTCGAGAAACCCCTCGGCATCAGCACCGAATTTTCGACCTCCATCCTAGAAATCCTGGAAGATAAGAAGATCACCTTCCAAACCGGCTACTTCCAGCGGGGCGGAGCGGCGATCCAGACCCTTAAGAAGAACATCGACGGGGGCCACTTCGGCACGATCACACGGGTCCGAGCCAGCATCTGCCACAGTGGCGCTCTCGGCGGCTGGTTCGATACTGATTGGCGATGGATGGCCGACCGCAAGCTCGCAGGGGTCGGCGCCTATGGTGACCTCGGAACCCATGGCCTCGACCTCCTGATGTGGCTCTTCGGCGGCGTCAAAGCCGCGACCGGTGCGCTCTCGATGGGAACCGCTCGATACGAAGGGTGCGATGAACTGGGCGAAGGTCTGCTGAAGTTCACTAATGGCATCATCGGAACCCTTACCGCGTCCTGGGACGACGTCGCCAACCCTATCCGCATGCAGGTCACCGGAACCCAAGGCCACGCCCTCCTCAATGGCGAACTCAAGCTCGCTGGCCCGGATGGCAAACTCGAAGTCGTCACCGCGCTTGAGCCGGGCGTTTCGGCTGGCTTCCCCGGCTTCCTCGACTTCTTGGAAGGCAAGAAGGTTGATTTGGTCAAGCCGCGCGAAGCTGTCGCCCGCGACATCGTCATGGACGCGATCTACAAGGGCGCCGAGACTCAATCTTGGATCGACATCTGTAGCGACTGGCACTAA
- the rpsO gene encoding 30S ribosomal protein S15 gives MPLSPDKKLEVIKEYGVKDGDTGSAEVQIAIMQARILQITDHLRTHKKDFHSRRGLMMLVGKRRRLEAYLRNRDVVKYRELIKKLGIREVKPR, from the coding sequence ATGCCCCTGAGTCCAGATAAGAAACTAGAAGTCATTAAAGAATACGGCGTCAAAGATGGCGATACCGGTTCTGCTGAAGTGCAAATCGCAATCATGCAGGCGAGAATCCTGCAAATCACCGACCACCTTCGAACTCATAAGAAGGATTTCCACAGCCGACGAGGCTTGATGATGCTGGTTGGTAAGCGACGCCGATTGGAAGCCTATTTGCGCAACCGCGACGTCGTGAAGTATCGCGAACTTATCAAGAAACTTGGAATTCGAGAAGTTAAGCCCCGTTAA
- a CDS encoding PEP-CTERM sorting domain-containing protein (PEP-CTERM proteins occur, often in large numbers, in the proteomes of bacteria that also encode an exosortase, a predicted intramembrane cysteine proteinase. The presence of a PEP-CTERM domain at a protein's C-terminus predicts cleavage within the sorting domain, followed by covalent anchoring to some some component of the (usually Gram-negative) cell surface. Many PEP-CTERM proteins exhibit an unusual sequence composition that includes large numbers of potential glycosylation sites. Expression of one such protein has been shown restore the ability of a bacterium to form floc, a type of biofilm.): MRTPMTTKTTFLGLLLGASALGYGQTILYDKMSNAYSGNIIQSAWWSPDGSDYDVYTWDDFTLSADSTINEVYWRGGNAITGNGGISGFSIRFYESIAGGSQPKITALPENETSADYLKGYNVNGTANETAIPGTILSEYHYALPTSLTLKANTKYWIKIVANMGTFPFWGPTQGTGAGSDGQCFRYFTGGPYFQYGSGDIAFQLRGTSTVPEPSGLVTLLIGGALALRRRFKRA; this comes from the coding sequence ATGAGGACTCCAATGACAACGAAAACCACTTTTCTTGGTCTGCTTTTAGGCGCGTCCGCGCTGGGTTACGGACAAACCATTCTTTACGACAAGATGTCGAACGCCTATTCGGGCAACATCATCCAATCGGCATGGTGGTCGCCGGACGGCTCCGACTACGACGTCTACACCTGGGACGACTTCACCCTGTCCGCCGACTCGACCATCAACGAGGTTTATTGGCGGGGTGGAAATGCAATCACTGGAAATGGGGGAATTTCGGGTTTCTCGATTCGATTCTACGAGTCGATCGCGGGCGGATCTCAGCCGAAAATTACCGCCCTGCCAGAAAACGAAACCTCGGCCGACTACCTGAAGGGCTACAACGTGAACGGAACCGCTAACGAAACGGCGATACCCGGAACGATTCTTTCGGAATACCACTACGCCCTGCCGACCTCTCTCACCCTCAAGGCGAATACGAAGTACTGGATTAAGATCGTCGCGAATATGGGCACTTTTCCGTTTTGGGGCCCCACCCAGGGCACCGGAGCCGGTAGCGACGGCCAATGCTTCCGCTACTTCACCGGCGGTCCTTACTTCCAGTACGGGTCGGGTGACATCGCCTTCCAACTGAGGGGGACTTCAACGGTTCCCGAGCCTTCGGGCTTGGTGACTCTGCTGATCGGAGGAGCGCTCGCCCTGCGTCGCCGATTCAAACGAGCTTAG
- a CDS encoding transposase, producing MDHKGWYRRDLPHFDASNYTQFVTFRLADSLPQTTLDQMHEELKRDRKNLNEELVRRMEAHLDQGIGSCILAEPKCAQVVQDSLIWLHERSFHLVAWVVMPNHVHFLAYIDEGQSLSKALHSLKSFTGHELKRLHPEHETVWQSESFDRYIRTEDHFLSRIQYIHENPVMARLCDRAEDYPWSSASAKWNNP from the coding sequence ATGGACCATAAGGGCTGGTATCGCCGCGATCTCCCGCACTTCGATGCCAGCAATTACACTCAGTTCGTGACGTTTCGCCTCGCCGATAGCCTTCCTCAAACCACGCTTGATCAAATGCATGAAGAATTGAAGCGTGATCGCAAGAATCTAAATGAAGAATTGGTTCGGCGTATGGAGGCCCATCTAGACCAAGGAATTGGGTCTTGCATCCTCGCTGAACCGAAATGTGCTCAGGTCGTACAAGATTCTCTCATCTGGCTTCACGAAAGGAGCTTTCACTTGGTCGCTTGGGTTGTGATGCCAAACCATGTCCACTTTCTAGCCTACATCGATGAGGGTCAATCCTTATCAAAAGCCCTCCACTCATTAAAATCGTTCACTGGCCACGAATTGAAGCGACTGCATCCGGAGCACGAAACGGTTTGGCAATCCGAGTCCTTCGACCGCTATATTCGAACCGAGGACCACTTCCTTAGTCGAATTCAATACATCCACGAAAATCCAGTCATGGCTCGACTCTGCGATCGGGCTGAAGACTATCCTTGGAGCAGTGCCTCGGCAAAATGGAATAACCCGTAA